The following proteins come from a genomic window of Blastococcus sp. HT6-30:
- a CDS encoding CpaF family protein, with product MSDPSLAEDQLRTLVLRELDEVVEAEKIPLSAEERSRLTSELADDVLGFGPLQRLLDDPSVTEIMCNGPDAIYVEQSGRLVRTPARFAGEEHLRRVIDRIVSRVGRRIDESSPLVDARLADGSRVNAIIPPLAFSGSTLTIRKFAKDPFGVDDLIGFGTLSPEMAELLQACVDARLNIIVSGGTGTGKTTLLNVLSSFIPEGERIVTIEDAVELQLQQEHVVRLESRPPNIEGKGAITIRDLVRNSLRMRPDRIVVGECRGGESLDMLQAMNTGHDGSLSTVHANSPRDAIARLETLVLMAGMDLPLRAIREQIASAVDVVVQLTRLRDGTRRVTHVTEVQGMEGETVTLQDAFLFDYSAGVDPATGRFLGSPVPTGVRPRFTDRFEELGIAVSPRLFGVPAGSISGGWR from the coding sequence ATGAGTGATCCGTCGCTGGCTGAGGACCAGTTGCGCACGCTGGTGTTGCGGGAGCTGGACGAGGTGGTCGAGGCGGAGAAGATTCCGCTGTCGGCCGAGGAGCGGTCGCGGTTGACCTCGGAGCTGGCCGATGACGTGCTGGGGTTCGGGCCGTTGCAGCGGTTGCTGGACGACCCGTCGGTGACCGAGATCATGTGCAACGGGCCGGATGCGATCTATGTGGAGCAGTCCGGTCGGCTGGTGCGCACGCCGGCGCGGTTCGCCGGTGAGGAGCATCTGCGGCGGGTGATCGACCGGATCGTGTCCCGGGTGGGCCGGCGGATCGACGAGTCGTCGCCGTTGGTGGACGCGCGGCTGGCCGACGGGTCCCGGGTGAACGCGATCATCCCGCCGCTGGCGTTCAGTGGGTCGACGTTGACGATCCGCAAGTTCGCCAAGGACCCGTTCGGGGTGGACGACCTGATCGGGTTTGGCACGCTCTCGCCGGAGATGGCCGAGCTGCTGCAGGCGTGTGTGGATGCGCGGCTGAACATCATCGTCTCCGGTGGTACCGGCACGGGGAAGACGACGCTGCTCAACGTGCTGTCCTCCTTCATCCCGGAGGGGGAGCGGATCGTCACCATCGAGGACGCGGTGGAGCTGCAGCTGCAGCAGGAGCACGTGGTGCGGCTGGAGTCCCGCCCGCCGAACATCGAGGGCAAGGGTGCGATCACCATCCGCGACCTGGTCCGCAACAGCCTGCGTATGCGCCCCGATCGGATCGTGGTGGGGGAGTGCCGTGGTGGTGAGTCGCTGGACATGCTGCAGGCGATGAACACCGGCCACGACGGGTCGCTGTCCACGGTGCACGCCAACTCCCCCCGCGATGCGATCGCCCGGCTGGAGACCCTGGTGCTGATGGCCGGCATGGATCTGCCGCTGCGGGCGATCCGGGAGCAGATCGCCTCCGCCGTCGACGTGGTGGTGCAGCTCACCCGGCTGCGGGACGGCACCCGGCGGGTCACCCACGTCACCGAGGTCCAGGGCATGGAAGGGGAGACCGTCACCCTGCAGGACGCGTTCCTGTTCGACTACTCCGCCGGGGTCGACCCCGCCACCGGCCGCTTCCTGGGCAGCCCCGTGCCCACCGGCGTCCGTCCCCGCTTCACCGACCGCTTCGAGGAGCTGGGCATCGCCGTGTCGCCCCGGCTGTTCGGCGTCCCGGCGGGCTCGATCTCCGGGGGCTGGCGATGA
- a CDS encoding type II secretion system F family protein, with amino-acid sequence MTGTAALALGVLAATAALVLGVLAIVPAKERVALSRLDPTIGPPPSALTGLTQRAQGGIETVLARRDGGSGLARDLQAAGLRMRPADFVLLSLSGVVVAGALGLLLGGPVVGVLLAALAPLVAKVLLSVLASRRRAAFADQLDDSLQLMASSLRAGHSILRAVDSVAQEGAAPTSEEFARIINETRVGRDLGAAIDEVADRMGSEDFAWVAQAIAIQREVGGNLAEVLDRVGHTIRERNAIRRQVKALSAEGKLSAYVLMALPIGVGLFLFLTRPEYMGVFTESLIGYAMLAAVAVLLTAGGLWLRTTVRITF; translated from the coding sequence ATGACCGGCACCGCGGCGCTCGCACTGGGCGTCCTGGCGGCCACCGCGGCGCTGGTCCTCGGCGTCCTCGCGATCGTCCCGGCGAAGGAGCGGGTGGCGCTCAGCCGGCTCGACCCGACCATCGGGCCACCGCCGAGCGCCCTGACCGGCCTCACCCAGCGGGCGCAGGGCGGGATCGAGACAGTGCTCGCGCGGCGCGACGGCGGTTCGGGCCTGGCCCGGGACCTGCAGGCCGCCGGCCTGCGGATGCGGCCCGCGGACTTCGTGCTGCTCTCCCTCTCCGGCGTGGTCGTCGCCGGCGCGCTGGGTCTGCTCCTCGGCGGGCCCGTGGTCGGCGTCCTCCTCGCCGCGCTCGCGCCGCTCGTCGCGAAGGTCCTGCTGAGCGTGCTCGCGAGCCGGCGCCGGGCCGCGTTCGCCGACCAGCTCGACGACTCCCTGCAGCTCATGGCCAGCAGTCTGCGCGCCGGCCACAGCATCCTGCGCGCCGTCGACTCCGTGGCCCAGGAGGGAGCGGCCCCGACGTCGGAGGAGTTCGCCCGGATCATTAACGAGACCCGGGTGGGCCGTGATCTGGGTGCGGCGATCGACGAGGTCGCCGACCGGATGGGCAGCGAGGACTTCGCCTGGGTCGCCCAGGCCATCGCCATCCAGCGCGAGGTCGGCGGGAATCTGGCCGAGGTGCTCGACCGTGTCGGGCACACCATCCGGGAACGAAACGCCATCCGTCGCCAGGTCAAGGCACTCTCCGCCGAAGGCAAGCTCTCCGCCTACGTCCTCATGGCTCTGCCCATCGGCGTCGGGCTCTTCCTGTTCCTGACCAGGCCCGAGTACATGGGCGTCTTCACCGAGAGCCTGATCGGCTACGCCATGCTCGCCGCCGTTGCCGTGCTGCTGACGGCGGGCGGGCTCTGGCTGCGCACGACCGTCCGCATCACCTTCTGA
- a CDS encoding type II secretion system F family protein, whose product MMIVSGAAFLVVSALLLLGWSVLARPDAAAASTRANLVRGFQLAPAGAPAGRRRSSPLVQLLTPRGTAARLQRLIAGAGYPAEWPLPRLVAAKLVLAAVAGGVGFLLLADGLSFFRVLLLVAMVGISYFVPELLLYSRGQERQQAIQLQLADTLDQMTIAVEAGLGFESAMARAGKNGKGALAEELTRTLQDIAVGQPRRDAYLALAERTNVQDLRRFVSAIVQADQYGVSIADVLRTQAGEMRLKRRQRAEEKAMQIPVKVIFPLILFILPTLFIIVLGPAVIDIIAAFSD is encoded by the coding sequence ATGATGATCGTCTCCGGAGCCGCCTTCCTGGTGGTGTCCGCCCTTCTGCTGCTCGGCTGGTCGGTCCTCGCCCGGCCCGACGCCGCGGCGGCCAGCACCCGCGCGAACCTGGTGCGGGGCTTCCAGCTGGCGCCCGCCGGCGCGCCGGCCGGCCGTCGCCGGAGCTCGCCACTGGTCCAGCTGCTCACCCCGCGGGGCACCGCCGCGCGGCTGCAGCGGCTGATCGCCGGTGCGGGGTACCCGGCGGAGTGGCCGCTGCCCCGGCTGGTGGCCGCGAAGCTCGTGCTGGCCGCCGTGGCCGGCGGTGTGGGGTTCCTGCTCCTGGCCGACGGACTCAGCTTCTTCCGCGTGCTGTTGCTCGTCGCCATGGTCGGGATCTCCTACTTCGTTCCCGAACTTCTCCTCTACAGCCGGGGCCAGGAGCGCCAGCAGGCGATCCAGCTGCAGCTGGCCGACACCCTCGACCAGATGACGATCGCGGTCGAGGCCGGGCTGGGCTTCGAGTCGGCCATGGCCCGTGCCGGCAAGAACGGCAAGGGAGCGCTGGCCGAGGAGCTCACCCGCACGCTGCAGGACATCGCCGTCGGCCAGCCACGCCGCGACGCCTACCTGGCGCTGGCCGAGCGCACCAACGTGCAGGACCTGCGCCGGTTCGTCAGCGCCATCGTCCAGGCCGACCAGTACGGCGTCTCCATCGCCGACGTGCTGCGCACCCAGGCCGGGGAGATGCGGCTCAAGCGCCGGCAGCGGGCCGAGGAGAAGGCCATGCAGATCCCGGTCAAGGTCATCTTCCCGCTGATCCTCTTCATCCTGCCGACGCTGTTCATCATCGTGCTGGGCCCGGCCGTCATCGACATCATCGCCGCGTTCAGCGACTGA
- a CDS encoding OmpA family protein encodes MFQSSLRRRLCTVAGSLALVTSVIACSAPVVSDASGGLAMVVGAHSNMPPTAVGGVAEQVLTNAVRTRSAVSVVVADGAPFVLDAEQSGTAGVANREALDEALTSAAARTPETDLLTALGLGAAEIASADGRRTVLVVDSGLSTTGALDFRREGLLDADPADVVGSLQAAGALPDLSGVHVVFQGLGDTAAPQPSLGEPVRRQLADLWTAVALAAGALDVSVERTPLVGEPVAGLPPVSLIGLGGGVTCTQSTVVLDGGAVAFQADTSAFQDAAAAAAELQPIADRMRAAGVTATLVGTTADVGDAEGQRRLSEQRARAVADLLGGLGVPAERLTVVGLGSDFPGYVQDRDASGTLDPAAAAQNRKVTIELVGAGSAVCA; translated from the coding sequence ATGTTCCAGTCGTCCCTCCGGCGGCGCCTGTGCACCGTGGCCGGCTCCCTGGCCCTGGTGACGTCCGTGATCGCCTGCTCCGCCCCTGTGGTCAGCGACGCCAGCGGCGGGCTCGCGATGGTGGTCGGCGCGCACAGCAACATGCCGCCGACAGCGGTCGGCGGCGTCGCCGAACAGGTGCTCACCAACGCCGTCCGCACCCGGTCCGCCGTCTCGGTCGTGGTCGCCGACGGCGCCCCGTTCGTCCTGGACGCCGAGCAGTCGGGAACCGCCGGAGTGGCGAACCGCGAGGCGCTGGACGAGGCACTCACCTCCGCGGCGGCCCGGACGCCGGAGACCGACCTGCTCACCGCGCTCGGCCTCGGCGCCGCCGAGATCGCCTCCGCGGACGGGCGGCGCACCGTCCTGGTCGTCGACTCCGGCCTGTCCACCACCGGCGCGCTGGACTTCCGGCGGGAGGGCCTGCTCGACGCCGACCCCGCGGACGTCGTCGGCAGCCTCCAAGCGGCGGGCGCCCTGCCGGACCTCAGTGGCGTCCACGTCGTCTTCCAGGGGCTCGGCGACACCGCCGCCCCACAACCGTCGCTGGGTGAGCCAGTGCGCCGCCAGCTGGCCGACCTCTGGACCGCGGTCGCTCTGGCGGCAGGGGCACTGGACGTGAGCGTCGAGCGCACCCCGCTCGTCGGGGAACCCGTCGCCGGCCTCCCCCCGGTCAGCCTCATCGGCCTTGGTGGCGGGGTCACCTGCACGCAGAGCACCGTCGTGCTCGACGGCGGTGCGGTGGCCTTCCAGGCCGACACCTCGGCATTCCAGGACGCCGCGGCCGCGGCCGCAGAGCTCCAGCCGATCGCCGACCGGATGCGGGCCGCCGGCGTCACCGCGACGCTCGTCGGGACGACCGCGGACGTCGGCGACGCCGAGGGCCAGCGGCGGCTCAGCGAGCAGCGTGCCCGAGCCGTCGCCGATCTTCTGGGCGGCCTGGGGGTGCCGGCCGAGCGCCTGACCGTCGTCGGGCTCGGCAGCGACTTCCCCGGCTACGTCCAGGACCGCGACGCCAGCGGCACGCTGGACCCGGCGGCCGCCGCGCAGAACCGGAAGGTGACCATCGAGCTCGTCGGAGCGGGGTCCGCCGTCTGCGCGTGA